One part of the Mycobacterium marinum genome encodes these proteins:
- a CDS encoding carbohydrate ABC transporter permease — protein sequence MRAETATVTTGSGRRTFWVVIDTMVVVYALLPVLWILSLSLKPTSTVKDGRLIPSSVTLDNYRGVFGGDLFSSALINSIGIGLTTTVIAVLLGAMAAYAVARLDFPGKRLLVGVTLLITMFPAISLVTPLFNIERRIGLFDTWPGLILPYITFALPLAIYTLSAFFREIPWDLEKAAQMDGATPYQAFRKVIVPLAAPGLVTAAILVFIFAWNDLLLALSLTATKASITAPVAIANFAGSSQFEEPTGSIAAGAMVITVPIIVFVLIFQRRIVAGLTSGAVKG from the coding sequence ATGCGCGCTGAGACTGCGACCGTGACGACGGGTAGCGGGCGGCGAACGTTCTGGGTGGTCATCGACACCATGGTCGTGGTCTACGCCCTGCTCCCGGTGCTGTGGATCTTGAGCCTGTCGCTCAAGCCGACATCAACGGTCAAGGACGGCAGACTGATTCCGTCGTCGGTCACCCTCGACAACTATCGCGGCGTCTTCGGCGGAGACCTGTTCAGCTCGGCGCTGATCAACTCGATCGGGATCGGATTGACCACCACCGTGATAGCGGTGCTGCTCGGTGCCATGGCGGCCTATGCCGTCGCGCGGCTCGATTTTCCGGGCAAACGACTGCTCGTCGGGGTCACACTGCTGATCACCATGTTTCCGGCGATCTCGCTGGTGACCCCGTTGTTCAACATCGAACGCCGGATCGGGCTGTTTGACACCTGGCCCGGACTGATCCTGCCCTACATCACTTTCGCACTGCCGCTGGCCATCTACACGCTGTCGGCGTTCTTCCGGGAGATTCCATGGGACCTGGAGAAGGCGGCGCAAATGGACGGGGCGACACCGTATCAGGCGTTTCGTAAGGTGATTGTGCCGCTGGCCGCGCCCGGGCTGGTGACGGCCGCGATTCTGGTGTTCATCTTCGCCTGGAACGATCTGCTGCTGGCGCTGTCGCTGACCGCGACCAAAGCATCGATCACCGCACCGGTTGCGATCGCCAATTTCGCCGGTAGCTCTCAATTCGAGGAACCGACCGGATCGATCGCGGCGGGCGCGATGGTGATCACGGTGCCGA
- a CDS encoding carbohydrate ABC transporter permease: MRSGGRRAERRLAFALVAPATILMLLVIGYPIGYAMWLSLQRNNLATPNETRFIGLGNYQTILVDRYWWTALAVTAAITVVSVACEFVLGLALALVMHRSLVAKGLVRTAVLVPYGIVTVVASYSWYYAWTPGTGYLANLLPQGSAPLTQQIPSLGIVVIAEVWKTTPFMSLLLLAGLAMVPEDLLQAAQVDGAGAWRRLTKIILPLIKPAVLVALLFRTLDAFRIFDNIYVLTGGDNDTASVSILGYDNLFKGFNVGLGSAISVLIFGCVTLIAVVFITLFGAHQFHSAPGGVTDAR; encoded by the coding sequence ATGCGCTCCGGGGGACGCCGTGCGGAACGGCGCCTGGCGTTCGCCCTGGTGGCGCCCGCGACGATATTGATGCTGCTGGTGATCGGCTATCCCATCGGCTACGCGATGTGGCTGAGTCTGCAGCGCAACAACTTGGCCACCCCGAACGAAACCCGGTTCATCGGCTTGGGCAATTACCAGACCATCTTGGTCGACCGCTATTGGTGGACGGCTCTTGCGGTGACCGCCGCCATCACGGTGGTCTCGGTGGCGTGCGAATTCGTGCTGGGCCTGGCTCTGGCGCTGGTGATGCACCGCAGCCTGGTGGCCAAAGGATTGGTGCGTACGGCGGTGCTGGTTCCCTACGGAATCGTCACGGTGGTCGCGTCATACAGCTGGTACTACGCGTGGACGCCGGGCACCGGCTATCTGGCGAACTTGCTGCCGCAGGGGAGTGCGCCACTGACCCAGCAGATTCCGTCGCTGGGCATCGTCGTGATCGCCGAGGTATGGAAGACCACGCCGTTCATGTCGCTGCTGCTTCTGGCCGGGTTGGCCATGGTTCCCGAAGACCTTTTGCAGGCGGCGCAGGTCGACGGTGCGGGCGCCTGGCGACGACTGACCAAGATCATTCTGCCGCTCATCAAACCGGCTGTGCTGGTGGCGCTGTTGTTCCGCACCCTGGACGCTTTCCGGATTTTCGACAACATCTACGTGCTGACCGGGGGCGACAACGACACCGCGTCGGTATCGATTCTAGGCTACGACAACCTGTTCAAGGGATTCAATGTGGGCCTCGGCTCGGCGATCAGCGTGTTGATCTTCGGTTGTGTCACTCTCATTGCGGTTGTCTTCATCACGCTGTTCGGCGCCCATCAATTCCATTCTGCGCCAGGTGGTGTCACCGATGCGCGCTGA
- a CDS encoding extracellular solute-binding protein, translating to MRAGQPRSHRGRVWPPGTAVLAALTIASALLALPACRSGNSGLVIGFYTPSADATTFAAVAQRCSERAAGRYTIAYVGLPRSPDEQRLQLARRLAGNDRTLDVMGLDVMWTAEFAEAGWALPLSEDPAGLAETDATIDTLPGPLKTATWKHRLYAAPVTTNTQLLWYRADLVAQPPETWNAVVAEAGRLRAAGQPTWIAVQANQGEGLMVWFNTVLSSVGGQVLSDDGTRVTLTDTPAHRAATVAALRVLKSVATAPGADPSITRAEAGTARLAFEQGKAALELNWPYVFASMLENAVKGGVPFLPLDRLPELAGSINDVGTFVPTDEQFRIAYLASQKVFGFAPYPAVLPGRPARVTIGGLNLAVASTSRHKAEAFEAVRCLRDPQSQKRLAIEGGLPAVRTSLYADPQFQAKYPMYRIIRQQLTEAAVRPATPVYQAVSLRLSAELSPVTEIDPERTADKLAAQVQQAIDGKGLLP from the coding sequence ATGCGCGCAGGTCAACCTCGCAGCCATCGCGGGCGGGTGTGGCCGCCGGGCACGGCCGTGTTGGCGGCGCTGACCATCGCATCGGCGCTGTTGGCGCTGCCTGCCTGCCGGTCCGGCAACAGTGGCCTGGTGATCGGCTTCTACACGCCGTCCGCCGATGCGACCACGTTCGCCGCGGTCGCGCAGCGCTGTAGCGAACGAGCCGCCGGCAGGTACACCATCGCGTACGTCGGCTTGCCCAGGTCTCCCGATGAGCAGCGGCTGCAACTCGCTCGGCGGCTGGCCGGAAACGACCGCACCCTCGACGTGATGGGCTTGGACGTGATGTGGACCGCCGAGTTCGCCGAAGCGGGGTGGGCGCTGCCGCTGTCGGAGGACCCGGCGGGACTCGCCGAGACGGACGCGACGATCGATACCTTGCCGGGGCCATTGAAGACCGCCACCTGGAAGCATCGGCTATACGCGGCTCCGGTCACCACCAACACCCAATTACTTTGGTATAGAGCAGATTTGGTTGCTCAACCGCCGGAGACCTGGAACGCGGTGGTGGCGGAAGCGGGTCGGCTGCGTGCGGCCGGTCAGCCAACCTGGATCGCGGTGCAGGCCAACCAGGGCGAGGGTTTGATGGTCTGGTTCAACACCGTGCTGAGCAGCGTTGGTGGCCAAGTGCTTTCCGACGACGGCACCCGGGTCACCCTGACCGATACCCCCGCGCATCGCGCCGCGACCGTTGCGGCCCTGCGGGTCCTCAAATCGGTGGCGACGGCGCCCGGAGCCGACCCGTCCATCACGCGCGCCGAGGCGGGAACGGCCCGGTTGGCTTTCGAACAGGGTAAGGCGGCCCTGGAGCTCAACTGGCCCTATGTGTTCGCCTCGATGCTCGAGAACGCGGTGAAGGGGGGCGTGCCATTCCTGCCGCTTGACCGGCTTCCCGAACTGGCCGGCAGCATCAACGACGTCGGGACGTTTGTGCCTACCGACGAGCAGTTCCGCATCGCATATCTGGCCAGCCAGAAGGTGTTTGGCTTTGCGCCCTATCCCGCGGTATTACCGGGACGGCCGGCCAGGGTGACCATCGGCGGGCTGAACCTGGCGGTGGCCAGCACGAGTCGCCACAAAGCGGAGGCGTTCGAGGCCGTCAGGTGCTTGCGTGACCCGCAGAGCCAGAAACGTCTCGCCATCGAAGGCGGTCTGCCGGCGGTGCGGACGTCTTTGTACGCCGATCCACAGTTTCAGGCGAAGTATCCGATGTACCGGATCATTCGTCAGCAGCTCACCGAGGCCGCAGTGCGGCCCGCGACGCCGGTCTATCAGGCCGTGTCGCTGCGGTTGTCGGCGGAACTGAGTCCGGTCACCGAGATCGACCCGGAACGGACGGCCGACAAGCTCGCCGCGCAGGTCCAGCAGGCGATTGACGGCAAGGGCCTGCTTCCGTGA
- a CDS encoding general stress protein, with protein MTSPFQPGQVPGSTSPAGAAGRRGVPGLPTPPKGWPVGSYPTYAEAQRAVDYLSEQDFPVHQVTIVGVDLMQVERVTGRLTWPKVLGGGVLSGAWLGLFIGLVLGFFSPNPWGALVTGLVAGVFFGLITSAVPYAMARGTRDFSSTMQLVAGRYDVLCDPQNAEKARDLLARLAI; from the coding sequence ATGACTAGCCCCTTCCAGCCCGGACAGGTTCCCGGCTCAACGTCGCCCGCCGGCGCTGCGGGCCGGCGCGGTGTGCCTGGATTGCCCACCCCGCCAAAGGGCTGGCCGGTGGGGTCCTATCCCACCTATGCCGAGGCGCAACGCGCGGTCGACTATCTGTCTGAACAGGACTTCCCGGTCCACCAAGTGACGATCGTCGGCGTCGATCTCATGCAGGTGGAGCGGGTCACCGGTCGGCTGACTTGGCCCAAGGTGCTCGGCGGTGGGGTGCTCAGCGGAGCGTGGCTGGGTCTGTTCATCGGCCTGGTACTCGGTTTCTTCAGTCCCAACCCATGGGGTGCTCTGGTCACCGGCTTGGTTGCCGGGGTGTTCTTCGGCCTGATTACCTCAGCGGTTCCGTACGCAATGGCGCGCGGGACCAGAGACTTCAGCTCCACCATGCAATTGGTGGCCGGCCGCTATGACGTGCTCTGCGATCCGCAGAATGCTGAGAAGGCGCGAGATCTGCTGGCGCGCCTGGCAATCTGA